In one Verrucomicrobiota bacterium genomic region, the following are encoded:
- a CDS encoding site-specific integrase, whose protein sequence is MAKSKFKITPFTNPSGSKVWRLSGTLNGERIRENFKTRNDAVARRQECTVKLLNDSSEGQTVWTTLTHEQNRDAIAAVNLLKSHGSKSSLTFAVNFLLKNYRPPEHEKAVSEAAMDYLEKRRNDYERGFIKERQFASIRSEMNWIEICLGNQPISTITPDDFREYLEKPKNGPRNRRPVPKATSAKTWNNRRGLVNTFCEYSLDKGYLGANPIKEVPQYKIKHRRGTAETLTDNQAATLMSFLESYTGPNYKRQHYPNQPAFLVPFFALALFAGIRPDWKNGEISKLDEKDIDLKTDVIRIEPEVSKIHEKRVIKIQPNLKLWLERYPVSQYPIIPPKNPDRIFSSVRKQFSLGHDVLRHTFISMTVGAFRSVGDASLQAGNSESVIRRHYLDLKSVEEADAFWTIVPKGAELPTMEKKDGRYQQKK, encoded by the coding sequence AAAATTACCCCCTTCACAAATCCAAGCGGTTCCAAGGTATGGCGCTTATCAGGAACGCTTAATGGCGAGCGGATCAGGGAAAATTTCAAGACCAGAAACGACGCCGTTGCAAGGCGTCAGGAATGCACCGTCAAACTCCTTAATGATAGTTCGGAAGGTCAGACCGTTTGGACGACCTTAACCCATGAGCAAAACCGTGATGCAATCGCAGCTGTCAATCTTCTCAAAAGTCACGGCTCAAAATCCTCTCTGACTTTTGCCGTCAATTTTCTTCTTAAAAATTATCGGCCTCCCGAACATGAAAAAGCTGTAAGCGAAGCGGCAATGGATTATCTTGAAAAGCGGCGCAATGATTATGAGCGAGGCTTTATCAAGGAGCGCCAATTCGCATCCATTCGTTCCGAGATGAATTGGATCGAGATTTGCCTGGGCAATCAACCGATCTCAACCATAACACCTGACGACTTCAGGGAATACCTTGAAAAGCCCAAGAATGGCCCTCGTAATCGACGCCCAGTGCCAAAAGCCACTTCAGCCAAGACCTGGAACAATCGCAGGGGACTTGTGAACACTTTTTGCGAATATTCCCTTGATAAAGGCTATCTGGGGGCAAACCCCATCAAGGAAGTTCCGCAATATAAGATCAAGCACCGCAGGGGTACCGCCGAAACCTTAACTGACAATCAGGCCGCGACTCTTATGAGTTTCCTGGAAAGCTATACAGGCCCCAACTACAAACGCCAGCACTACCCAAACCAACCGGCGTTTCTGGTCCCTTTTTTTGCCCTAGCGCTTTTTGCCGGTATTCGACCCGACTGGAAAAACGGAGAAATCAGCAAGCTAGATGAAAAGGATATCGACCTTAAAACCGATGTAATACGTATCGAACCGGAAGTATCCAAAATACACGAAAAGCGGGTTATCAAGATTCAGCCCAACCTGAAGCTCTGGCTTGAGCGGTATCCAGTAAGCCAATACCCTATTATACCTCCAAAGAACCCTGACCGAATTTTTAGCTCTGTAAGGAAACAATTCAGTCTAGGCCATGATGTCCTCCGCCACACTTTCATTTCCATGACGGTAGGGGCCTTCCGCTCGGTTGGTGATGCCAGTCTCCAGGCGGGCAATTCGGAATCGGTGATCCGCCGACATT